A region from the Arvicola amphibius chromosome 12, mArvAmp1.2, whole genome shotgun sequence genome encodes:
- the LOC119802706 gene encoding serum amyloid A-5 protein-like isoform X6, whose amino-acid sequence MAVRMGKTLEAPHAAFLSIGRLHNLGKAELCQKKSLYSESRMKPSIAIILCLLVLGVDSQRWLEFIKEAGQGTRDMWRAYSDMREANWIGADKYFHARGNYDAARRGPGGVWAAEVLSDLRENIQSLIGRGHEDSMADQEANRWGRSGKDPNHYRPRGLPDKY is encoded by the exons TCAGGATGGGGAAGACTCTGGAAGCTCCACATGCCGCATTCCTGAGCATAGGTAGATTGCACAATCTGGGGAAAGCCGAACTGTGTCAAAAGAAATCTTTATATTCTGAAAG CAGGATGAAGCCTTCCATTGCCATCATTTTGTGTCTCTTGGTCCTGGGAGTTGACAGCCAAAGGTGGTTAGAGTTCATCAAAGAAGCTGGTCAAG GCACTAGGGACATGTGGAGAGCCTACTCTGACATGAGGGAGGCCAACTGGATAGGTGCAGACAAATACTTCCATGCTAGAGGGAACTATGATGCTGCCCGAAGAGGTCCCGGGGGAGTTTGGGCTGCTGAAGTCCTCAG TGATCTAAGAGAGAACATTCAGAGTCTCATAGGCCGTGGACATGAGGATTCCATGGCTGACCAGGAAGCCAACAGATGGGGCCGCAGTGGCAAAGATCCCAATCACTACAGACCCAGAGGCCTGCCTGACAAATACTGA
- the LOC119802706 gene encoding serum amyloid A-5 protein-like isoform X1, whose protein sequence is MQDQTGDFLTSQRTVYIGSPGHISSASNTSGSPEVSAGTDSPSRMKPSIAIILCLLVLGVDSQRWLEFIKEAGQGTRDMWRAYSDMREANWIGADKYFHARGNYDAARRGPGGVWAAEVLSDLRENIQSLIGRGHEDSMADQEANRWGRSGKDPNHYRPRGLPDKY, encoded by the exons ATGCAAGATCAAACAGGGGATTTCCTCACTAGTCAAAGGACAGTATATATAGGTAGCCCCGGCCACATCTCCTCAGCCAGTAACACAAGCGGCTCACCCGAGGTCTCAGCAGGAACTGACAGCCCCAG CAGGATGAAGCCTTCCATTGCCATCATTTTGTGTCTCTTGGTCCTGGGAGTTGACAGCCAAAGGTGGTTAGAGTTCATCAAAGAAGCTGGTCAAG GCACTAGGGACATGTGGAGAGCCTACTCTGACATGAGGGAGGCCAACTGGATAGGTGCAGACAAATACTTCCATGCTAGAGGGAACTATGATGCTGCCCGAAGAGGTCCCGGGGGAGTTTGGGCTGCTGAAGTCCTCAG TGATCTAAGAGAGAACATTCAGAGTCTCATAGGCCGTGGACATGAGGATTCCATGGCTGACCAGGAAGCCAACAGATGGGGCCGCAGTGGCAAAGATCCCAATCACTACAGACCCAGAGGCCTGCCTGACAAATACTGA
- the LOC119802706 gene encoding serum amyloid A-5 protein-like isoform X4: MQDQTGDFLTSQRTVYIGSPGHISSASNTSGSPEVSAGTDSPRMKPSIAIILCLLVLGVDSQRWLEFIKEAGQGTRDMWRAYSDMREANWIGADKYFHARGNYDAARRGPGGVWAAEVLSDLRENIQSLIGRGHEDSMADQEANRWGRSGKDPNHYRPRGLPDKY; the protein is encoded by the exons ATGCAAGATCAAACAGGGGATTTCCTCACTAGTCAAAGGACAGTATATATAGGTAGCCCCGGCCACATCTCCTCAGCCAGTAACACAAGCGGCTCACCCGAGGTCTCAGCAGGAACTGACAGCCCCAG GATGAAGCCTTCCATTGCCATCATTTTGTGTCTCTTGGTCCTGGGAGTTGACAGCCAAAGGTGGTTAGAGTTCATCAAAGAAGCTGGTCAAG GCACTAGGGACATGTGGAGAGCCTACTCTGACATGAGGGAGGCCAACTGGATAGGTGCAGACAAATACTTCCATGCTAGAGGGAACTATGATGCTGCCCGAAGAGGTCCCGGGGGAGTTTGGGCTGCTGAAGTCCTCAG TGATCTAAGAGAGAACATTCAGAGTCTCATAGGCCGTGGACATGAGGATTCCATGGCTGACCAGGAAGCCAACAGATGGGGCCGCAGTGGCAAAGATCCCAATCACTACAGACCCAGAGGCCTGCCTGACAAATACTGA